In Mytilus edulis chromosome 3, xbMytEdul2.2, whole genome shotgun sequence, the genomic window tgtttaaaacgaTATTTCAACCTTTAATTAGAATATAAACATGGTTGGATTATAAGTTTGAAATCATTCAAATTTTCTAATTTCGTCGCTGATAAAACATTTAGGTAACATTCTCTTTTCTAAATATACAGGTTCAAAATCAAATACCAAATCTTTGATCTAATTCAGATTCAGATCCAAATTAAATAAGAATGTATTTAAGATTTTGATAGTAGTAACCCTAACTTATTATTATTAAGTTTCACTCATCTTTATAAGAATAAGAAacattattggtttttttcaGTGGTAACAGCAGTTATGGAAATAAACCACACAGCCGAGGCAGCTATATGTTCAACTCCAGTGAAACTAAAGGAAATATCAATGCCTTTTCTAACCCTAAGACTGTCGCTTTTCAATCGTTTTCGAGATCATCCTCAGCAGAACCAAAAGCATGGCAAAATGGTGGAGGAATGACTTCAAGTAGCAGTTACACTTACACTGGAAAAGACATCGGAAATACGTATAACCAGAACAGTTTTACGTCTACAGTTCGTTTAGAGGATAAAGAGGAACTACAGAGGTTAAATGACAGACTGTCACAATATATAGTTAAAGTAAGACAGCTTTGGGAACAACGAGGACAAATTGATTCCGTCGCTTTCattaaatcaacaaaaatacTGGAAGAAGAGGTTATAAAGCTAAAAGGATTATATGAACACGAACTTGAAAAAATAAGGTACAGCGTTATGTTTTTGTTCCATCGACACcaaaaaatatgttacaacaTTATGTGTTAGTCCCATAGAAACTACAGTTTCGGTTAGAACGTTGTCATATAATAAAGATATAGATAAATATTATCTAAgactttatttgaaaaattattttaaatgtaaagtTCCTTTTTTATAGGTTGTACTTTAGACGATCAATAAGTTTGATTAAACTgttaaatgtatacatgtaaacAGCCTTTTTGTCAAGCAGTAAAAAGTCTAGAAAATACCTATCACTCAAAAATAGATATTGGTCGCTTACGAAAAAAAACAGTCATGTAATTGTAAGCCAACTTTTTaaccataaaaagtaaaatatgcaACTGTATTCATTAAAGCTTCCTACGTTTAATAAATAACCAATGAACAATctaacttattttattttcatgtgtagAAAGCAACTACAAGACAATGCACGTGATAAAAACAACTTCCAGCAACAATGTGGGATCTACATGCAAACCATTGAAGATCTGAAAAAGAGGTATGTCTGCTAAATGAAATACTTACACTTTGTTAGAGGATTTTGCAAAAAATACATTCAATAGTGTATCGAATATTTTACCGAGTAATGTACTTCTGATGAAACTTGAAACATGAATTCCAATTAGAGAAATAAGacataattgaaaacaaaacaaaacaaaacaaaacaaaacaacagataTGAAATGAATCAACTATGTATTGCATTATACCTACATGACTGTATCATAATCAATATTCATGTAGTGTGAAAAGATCAACCATTGTTTCGCAAGTTTAAAACCATGGAATCAAtcgttatattttgatatatgcaACCGTATGAAATTGCATAGAAATTAACGTACAATAATAAAGTtgcttttaaaaacaatatttaaataaatagtaTATGCCCGTGTATGTCATggttaaattataaaattttcgTTTATGTTGTGATTTCTTTAAACATTTAGTGAGCACAGTATTGCCAGTATGATATAAAATAGTAAAGCTTTCTGAGACATATGAtacaacacaacacaacatatATGAATGTGTCTTTTCccgtgttttctttgtttttatctgCTAAAACACTGTAAATTGTTTCCAGAATTTTTATTTTGAGATATTGAATGCTAAAACTAATCTGCTTTTACAGCTTATCGTTGGAATCTGATAAAAACCGAGGTCTAATTGAAAGAATCAATGGATATGAACAGGAAATGAGTTACTTAAAACAAGAAATATCTAAGATGAAGTCAGCACCTAAAGCTATTGATGAAAGTCCGATGTTGAGAAAGCAAGTAGGGGATCTATCTAGGGAAAGAGAAGACTTCATGGGAAGGTAATAAGtccatagaaaaaatattatcttaGTATCATCCATAATCTTTGCTAAATGAAATCGTTCTGAAACGGAATTTTTACTATTTGTGCGACATAAcacggacaaataaatatattctaatTACTCGAGATAAGTTATGAAATTCTTGAGTATTTTCCTAAAGCAAATAATACAcatgttgtgtttttttgtcattccTTTTGATGGTATATATTATCTATGACATTCTTGGAACAATATCAATACTTATCAATGAGCATACAGTGCTTTAAAACAAATTCGGCATCAGGCCATCTTATTATGTATCCCTATCACTGCGGTAATGCAACTACTTAAATAGACTACTATGATAATCAGAGAGAAGCGAGGAAGCTCAAGTAAGGTTGTCATTCTTCTCCCAACAATTACATGCTCCATTTAATAACGGCGCTATTAAGAAAgactttatgttttgttttgttttaatgacTTGACAATTGTTTAGAAAACACATAATTTGCAGAATGCCCACATTTCATATGAACAAGCTTAATTTCATATGAACACGCTTAATTTCATATGAACAAGCTTAATTTCATATGAACAAGCTTAATTTCATATGAACAAGCTTAATGTATTTATAATCCATTTCAGATGGGAAAAAGAAGTACACTTTAGAAAGGGTATTGAAGAAGCATTTGGTGCATATAAAAAGAAAGCAGAATTCGACATTAATGTGTTAAATCAGCAGCTGGCTGACATGACCCAACGTTTCGAGGCGACAAAATCTACTATAATGACTATGGAGACCCGTATTAGAGAGTCTGGCAAGTCTGAAACAAATATCAAGGATCTACTAAGACAAGTGCGCTTAGCTGCAGAAGAGGAACTTAGAAAATACCAATCAGATGCTGAATTGAAATATAGCAAAAGTGTAaatatatctattataatataaaaagattaTAAATGTATATTACAAACAAATGATGAATTTGACAAGGGCTACACGCATGCATAATAGTATTCAGCAACGATAGTCATATGACTGCAACAGCAGTATTATTGTTTGATTAAGTGTGAAACTCTGTCGAAccaattttatttgttaaaagtgTACCAGtaattcttcatttatattttctactACTAAAATCTAAGTTAAATTGAACAGCGTAACGTATCTCGAATAAGAGAAAGGATTTGAGAATGATTTTAAAGAGAATATATCCaatatgttatacatgtaaatattataTGTTGCTTGacgattttttaaacaaaaaagaaaaaaaggacataTTGAAGGTTAACAACCGATTCTAatcgatttttttaaaatgattttaaaatgatttcacTTCTTTTTTATGTGTACAAGTCTGTGTTCTTTTTATACCACATTCTATTTTAGATTTCCGCATTGCAATCACAATTACAAGGTGATGCTGGTGTTATAGGAAAGTTGGAACAAGAGAAAACACAAATCATGGGCAGTTTCGGCGATTTAAAAACAAGAATCGCAGCATTGGAGGCACAAGtgagttaaagtcatatgaaacctcacattaaaataaaataaaaaatgatgcatatgtttttatgaccaacctacaatagtagagaggcattatgt contains:
- the LOC139517465 gene encoding prelamin-A/C-like isoform X1 gives rise to the protein MFRWNSSYCENRCRSGNSSYGNKPHSRGSYMFNSSETKGNINAFSNPKTVAFQSFSRSSSAEPKAWQNGGGMTSSSSYTYTGKDIGNTYNQNSFTSTVRLEDKEELQRLNDRLSQYIVKVRQLWEQRGQIDSVAFIKSTKILEEEVIKLKGLYEHELEKIRKQLQDNARDKNNFQQQCGIYMQTIEDLKKSLSLESDKNRGLIERINGYEQEMSYLKQEISKMKSAPKAIDESPMLRKQVGDLSREREDFMGRWEKEVHFRKGIEEAFGAYKKKAEFDINVLNQQLADMTQRFEATKSTIMTMETRIRESGKSETNIKDLLRQVRLAAEEELRKYQSDAELKYSKSISALQSQLQGDAGVIGKLEQEKTQIMGSFGDLKTRIAALEAQIGAMGQEKRSLEALIAQERSMAAAQLREMERRFKEMQSALFVKLEELHVSKESYIPLKAEIEAMKILLAEEEKRLSSPIKYTTTVKQTFHQADSSFTNQSCCENGGNWTTKSRGNVYAPGATTTRRTYYSK
- the LOC139517465 gene encoding prelamin-A/C-like isoform X2, which gives rise to MFPWMSGVRHNSGNSSYGNKPHSRGSYMFNSSETKGNINAFSNPKTVAFQSFSRSSSAEPKAWQNGGGMTSSSSYTYTGKDIGNTYNQNSFTSTVRLEDKEELQRLNDRLSQYIVKVRQLWEQRGQIDSVAFIKSTKILEEEVIKLKGLYEHELEKIRKQLQDNARDKNNFQQQCGIYMQTIEDLKKSLSLESDKNRGLIERINGYEQEMSYLKQEISKMKSAPKAIDESPMLRKQVGDLSREREDFMGRWEKEVHFRKGIEEAFGAYKKKAEFDINVLNQQLADMTQRFEATKSTIMTMETRIRESGKSETNIKDLLRQVRLAAEEELRKYQSDAELKYSKSISALQSQLQGDAGVIGKLEQEKTQIMGSFGDLKTRIAALEAQIGAMGQEKRSLEALIAQERSMAAAQLREMERRFKEMQSALFVKLEELHVSKESYIPLKAEIEAMKILLAEEEKRLSSPIKYTTTVKQTFHQADSSFTNQSCCENGGNWTTKSRGNVYAPGATTTRRTYYSK